From Heteronotia binoei isolate CCM8104 ecotype False Entrance Well unplaced genomic scaffold, APGP_CSIRO_Hbin_v1 ptg000294l, whole genome shotgun sequence, one genomic window encodes:
- the LOC132590555 gene encoding LOW QUALITY PROTEIN: cyclic nucleotide-gated channel cone photoreceptor subunit alpha-like (The sequence of the model RefSeq protein was modified relative to this genomic sequence to represent the inferred CDS: substituted 1 base at 1 genomic stop codon) produces the protein MAKVDTHHSYSARHRLSMKVADDDTLDNGVSRTHSPCEDTSSELQGVISMETGGLSESRRSSFTGSGAIARLSHFILSLTSWARRHLHREDERPDSFLERIRGPELKEVASRESNANSEEGGQLKNHWALARFNINYSNNTNEEKKEEKNEVKEEKKEEEKKEEKKVEKKEEKKDDKKEPEKKRDIFVMDPSSNLYYQWLSVIAMPVFYNWYMLICRACFDELQMDHMWLWFIFDYSSDAVYILDTFVRFRTGFLEQGLLVRDEEKLRENYKKTSQFKLDLLSLVPTDILYLKFGLNYPEIRFNRLLRLSRLFEFFDRTETRTNYPNIFRIGNLVLYILIIIHWNACIYYAISKQIGFGTDSWVYPNVSIPEHGHLARKYIYSLYWSTLTLTTIGETPPPVKDEEFLFVVIDFLVGVLIFATIVGNVGSMISNMNASRTEFQSKVDAIKQYMHFRKVSKELEARVIKWFDYLWTNKKTVEEREVLKYLPDKLRAEIAINVHLDTLRKVRIFQDCEAGLLVELVLKLRPTVFSPGDYICKKGDIGREMYIIKEGKLAVVADDGVTQFVVLSDGSYFGEISILNIKGSKSGNRRTANIRSIGYSDLFCLSKDDLMEALTEYPDAKQALEEKGRQILMKDNLIDEEAAKAGADPKDLEEKVERLEVSLDSLQTRFARLLAEFTAGQSKVKQRLIKVENKVKKYGSGTLSEDETEKTXEKKNCALFYLHSAHERDEHTCKYVNMVIFIWIKTMRL, from the exons ATGGCTAAAGTTGACACCCATCACTCCTATTCTGCTCGGCACAGACTGTCCATGAAGGTTGCTGACGATGATACATTAGACAATGGAGTCAGCAG GACCCACTCACCGTGTGAGGACACGTCTTCTGAATTGCAAGGAGTCATTTCCATGGAGACAGGAGGCCTGTCTGAATCCCGAAGGAGCTCATTCACAGGCAGTGGAGCAATAGCTAG ATTATCACATTTCATCTTATCACTGACCTCCTGGGCAAGAAGACATTTGCATCGTGAAGATGAAAGGCCTGATTCTTTCCTTGAGCGCATTCGAGGGCCAGAGCTCAAAGAAGTTGCCAGTAGAGAGAGCAATGCCAACTCTGAAGAGGGAGGCCAGCTGAAAAA TCATTGGGCTCTGGCCAGATTTAATATCAACTACTCCAACAACACGAATGAAGA aaaaaaagaggaaaagaatgaggttaaagaggaaaaaaaggaggaagaaaagaaagaggagaaaaaagtggaaaagaaggaggagaaaaaagaTGATAAAAAGGAACCAGA GAAGAAGAGAGATATCTTTGTGATGGATCCTTCAAGCAACCTGTATTACCAGTGGCTGTCTGTCATTGCAATGCCAGTATTCTATAATTGGTATATGTTAATATGTAG AGCCTGTTTTGATGAACTTCAGATGGACCACATGTGGCTTTGGTTCATCTTCGACTATTCCTCTGATGCTGTCTACATCTTGGACACTTTTGTCAGGTTTAGAACAG GTTTCCTTGAACAAGGACTACTAGTTCGAGATGAAGAGAAGTTAAGAGAAAATTATAAAAAAACTTCACAATTCAAATTGGACCTACTGTCACTTGTCCCGACAGACATACTGTATTTAAAATTTGGGCTGAACTATCCTGAAATTCGGTTTAACCGCCTTCTGAGGCTTTCTAGGCTATTTGAGTTTTTTGACCGTACAGAAACGAGAACAAACTATCCAAATATATTTCGAATTGGGAACCTTGTCTTGTATATTCTAATCATTATCCACTGGAATGCATGTATATACTATGCCATTTCAAAGCAAATTGGATTTGGAACAGACAGTTGGGTCTATCCCAATGTGTCCATTCCAGAACATGGACATCTGGCTAGAAAGTATATTTATAGCTTGTATTGGTCAACGTTGACATTGACAACCATTGGGGAAACTCCCCCTCCAGTGAAAGATGAAGAGTTTCTGTTTGTGGTCATTGACTTTCTAGTGGGAGTGCTCATCTTTGCTACCATTGTCGGTAATGTAGGTTCTATGATTTCTAACATGAATGCTTCAAGGACAGAGTTCCAGTCCAAGGTTGATGCTATCAAACAATACATGCATTTCCGGAAGGTCTCTAAAGAATTGGAAGCCAGGGTTATTAAATGGTTTGATTACCTGTGGACCAACAAGAAAACAGTGGAAGAGAGGGAAGTTCTTAAGTACCTTCCTGACAAACTGAGAGCTGAAATTGCTATAAATGTCCACTTGGATACACTAAGAAAAGTGCGTATCTTCCAGGATTGTGAAGCAGGCCTCCTGGTTGAACTGGTGTTGAAGCTAAGACCCACAGTCTTCAGTCCTGGAGATTACATCTGTAAGAAAGGTGATATTGGGAGAGAAATGTATATTATCAAAGAAGGAAAATTAGCTGTTGTGGCTGATGATGGGGTGACACAATTTGTAGTCCTAAGTGATGGCAGCTATTTTGGGGAAATTAGCATCTTAAACATCAAAGGCAGCAAATCTGGTAACAGGAGAACAGCCAACATCAGGAGCATAGGCTATTCAGATCTGTTTTGCTTGTCTAAAGATGACTTGATGGAAGCGCTCACAGAGTATCCTGATGCTAAACAGGCACTGGAAGAAAAAGGACGGCAAATTTTGATGAAAGACAACTTAATTGATGAAGAAGCAGCCAAAGCAGGAGCTGACCCCAAAGATTTggaggagaaagtagagagactTGAAGTATCTCTAGACAGTCTCCAAACCAGGTTTGCTAGACTCCTAGCAGAGTTCACTGCTGGTCAATCCAAAGTCAAGCAGAGACTTATAAAAGTGGAGAACAAAGTAAAGAAATATGGAAGTGGTACCTTGTCAGAGGATGAGACTGAAAAGACTTAGGAGAAAAAGAATTGTGCACTCTTTTATCTTCATTCAGCACATGAGAGAGATGAACACACATGCAAATATGTAAACATGGTTATTTTTATATGGATCAAAACAATGCGCTTATAG